Proteins encoded by one window of Pseudonocardia alni:
- a CDS encoding D-alanine--D-alanine ligase family protein yields MSADRVKVAVVFGGRSSEHAISCVSAGSVLTHLDPERFEAVPVGITPHGAWVVGPSDPVRLAISGRELPEVDGTAEALVLPGEPGRGLVRLDAREALTSVDVVFPILHGAFGEDGTIQGLLEMAGLPYVGAGVLASAVGMDKEFAKKLLRAEGLNVADGVVLRPGTDIGFADRDRLGLPLFVKPARAGSSMGVTRVTDPAALDAAVAEARRHDPKVLVEAAVPGREIECAVLEFPDGSVRASLPAELRYNGEFYDFESKYLDTSELQIPAKLDDEITESLRWKAITAFRALDVQGLARVDFFVTDDGDITVNEVNTMPGFTPSSAFPKMWAVTGLDYSELLSTMVDTALARGTGLR; encoded by the coding sequence ATGAGTGCCGACCGGGTCAAGGTCGCCGTCGTCTTCGGCGGCCGCAGTTCCGAGCACGCGATCTCGTGCGTGTCCGCGGGCAGCGTGCTGACCCACCTCGACCCGGAGCGGTTCGAGGCGGTCCCGGTCGGGATCACCCCGCACGGCGCGTGGGTGGTCGGTCCGTCCGACCCGGTCCGGCTGGCGATCTCGGGTCGCGAGCTGCCCGAGGTCGACGGGACCGCCGAGGCCCTGGTGCTGCCCGGCGAACCGGGTCGCGGCCTGGTCCGCCTCGACGCGCGCGAGGCGCTGACCTCGGTCGACGTGGTCTTCCCGATCCTGCACGGGGCCTTCGGCGAGGACGGCACCATCCAGGGTCTGCTGGAGATGGCCGGGCTGCCCTACGTCGGCGCCGGTGTGCTGGCCTCCGCGGTCGGCATGGACAAGGAGTTCGCGAAGAAGCTGCTGCGCGCCGAGGGCCTGAACGTCGCCGACGGCGTCGTGCTCCGCCCCGGCACCGACATCGGGTTCGCCGACCGCGACCGGCTCGGTCTGCCGCTGTTCGTGAAGCCGGCCCGCGCCGGGTCCTCGATGGGCGTCACCCGGGTCACCGACCCGGCCGCGCTCGACGCCGCCGTCGCCGAGGCCCGCCGGCACGACCCGAAGGTGCTCGTCGAGGCGGCCGTGCCCGGCCGCGAGATCGAGTGCGCGGTGCTGGAGTTCCCCGACGGCAGCGTCCGCGCCAGCCTGCCCGCCGAGCTGCGCTACAACGGCGAGTTCTACGACTTCGAGTCCAAGTACCTCGACACCTCCGAGCTGCAGATCCCCGCCAAGCTCGACGACGAGATCACCGAGTCGCTGCGCTGGAAGGCGATCACCGCGTTCCGCGCGCTCGACGTGCAGGGCCTGGCCCGGGTCGACTTCTTCGTCACCGACGACGGCGACATCACCGTCAACGAGGTCAACACGATGCCCGGGTTCACCCCGAGCTCCGCGTTCCCGAAGATGTGGGCGGTCACCGGGCTCGACTACTCCGAGCTGCTCAGCACCATGGTCGACACCGCGCTGGCCCGCGGGACCGGGCTGCGGTAG
- a CDS encoding DUF3515 domain-containing protein, producing the protein MSPPVVVAIALPLLLALVVAGLAVWARLTTGPDTGPLELPAQAAPQASSTSCDAVLRALPAGIPGDTGDLAPREIDPPVPGARAWVAEPEPVVLRCGTERPAELGPTSPLIVVNGVSWLPLATPQGALATTYAVVDRGVYLELSAPAETGPGPLQAVSDAVVDTLPPQPVRVR; encoded by the coding sequence ATGTCACCACCGGTCGTGGTGGCGATCGCGCTGCCCCTGCTGCTCGCCCTCGTCGTGGCGGGGCTCGCGGTCTGGGCCCGCCTGACGACGGGGCCGGACACCGGCCCCCTGGAGCTTCCCGCGCAGGCTGCACCGCAGGCGTCGTCGACGTCGTGCGACGCGGTGCTGCGCGCGCTGCCGGCCGGCATCCCCGGCGACACCGGGGACCTCGCGCCGCGCGAGATCGACCCGCCGGTCCCCGGCGCGCGGGCATGGGTCGCCGAGCCGGAGCCGGTGGTGCTGCGCTGCGGCACCGAACGGCCGGCCGAGCTGGGGCCGACCTCGCCGCTGATCGTCGTCAACGGGGTGAGCTGGCTGCCGCTGGCGACCCCGCAGGGCGCGCTCGCGACGACCTACGCCGTCGTCGACCGCGGGGTGTACCTGGAGCTGTCCGCGCCCGCGGAGACCGGTCCGGGGCCGCTGCAGGCGGTGTCGGACGCGGTCGTCGACACCCTCCCGCCGCAGCCGGTGCGGGTCCGGTAG
- a CDS encoding Lrp/AsnC family transcriptional regulator has translation MVQAYILVQTEVGKAASVASEIGGLPGVVSAEDVTGPYDVIVRAEADDVDELGRLVVARVQNVNGITRTLTCPVVKLS, from the coding sequence GTGGTGCAGGCATACATCCTCGTCCAGACCGAGGTCGGCAAGGCCGCCTCCGTCGCCTCCGAGATCGGGGGTCTGCCGGGCGTGGTCTCGGCCGAGGACGTCACCGGCCCGTACGACGTGATCGTGCGCGCCGAGGCGGACGACGTCGACGAGCTCGGCCGGCTGGTCGTGGCCCGGGTGCAGAACGTCAACGGGATCACCCGGACGCTCACCTGCCCCGTGGTCAAGCTGAGCTGA
- a CDS encoding thiamine-phosphate kinase has product MSPSAITPEGGSETGVSLREVGEFALIDRVTTDRVQPATTELGPGDDSAVVTAADGRVVACTDVLVEGVHFRLDWSSPEQVGRKAAAVNLADIAAMGAVPTSLLVGLACPSSTPAAQLEQLADGLWAEARSTGAGLVGGDLTSAPVIVVSVTALGDLQGRAPVLRSGARAGDRIAVCGRLGWSAAGLAVLGRGFRSPAALVDAHRVPEPPYSAGPQAADAGATSMIDVSDGLLADLAHVARASGVALRLRSRPFTVAPRMAEIASALGLDPLRWVLTGGEDHALAATFPGDAPLPEGWTEVGAVEAPDEAGPGVTVDGRPYDGDGGWVHFAKY; this is encoded by the coding sequence GTGTCCCCATCCGCGATCACGCCCGAGGGCGGTTCCGAGACCGGTGTCTCACTCCGGGAGGTCGGTGAGTTCGCGCTGATCGACCGGGTCACCACGGACCGTGTCCAACCGGCTACGACGGAGCTCGGTCCCGGGGACGACTCGGCCGTCGTCACCGCCGCCGACGGGCGGGTCGTCGCCTGCACCGACGTGCTCGTCGAGGGCGTGCACTTCCGGCTCGACTGGTCGAGTCCCGAGCAGGTCGGGCGCAAGGCCGCGGCCGTGAACCTGGCCGACATCGCCGCGATGGGGGCGGTGCCCACGTCGCTGTTGGTGGGGCTGGCGTGCCCCTCGTCGACGCCCGCGGCGCAGCTCGAGCAGCTGGCCGACGGGCTGTGGGCCGAGGCCCGCTCGACCGGGGCCGGGCTCGTCGGGGGCGACCTGACCTCGGCGCCGGTGATCGTCGTCTCGGTGACGGCGCTGGGGGACCTGCAGGGCCGGGCCCCGGTGCTGCGCTCCGGGGCCCGGGCGGGGGACCGGATCGCGGTCTGCGGGCGGCTGGGCTGGTCCGCGGCCGGGCTGGCGGTGCTCGGGCGCGGGTTCCGCTCCCCGGCGGCGCTGGTCGACGCGCACCGGGTCCCGGAACCGCCCTACTCCGCCGGCCCGCAGGCCGCCGACGCCGGCGCCACGTCCATGATCGACGTCTCGGACGGCCTGCTGGCCGACCTGGCACACGTCGCGCGGGCCTCGGGGGTGGCGCTGCGGCTGCGGTCGCGGCCGTTCACGGTGGCCCCGCGGATGGCGGAGATCGCGTCCGCGCTGGGCCTGGACCCGCTGCGCTGGGTCCTGACCGGTGGTGAGGACCATGCGCTGGCGGCGACCTTCCCCGGGGACGCGCCGCTGCCCGAGGGCTGGACCGAGGTGGGGGCGGTGGAGGCACCGGACGAGGCGGGCCCGGGGGTCACCGTCGACGGCCGTCCCTACGACGGCGACGGCGGCTGGGTCCACTTCGCGAAATACTGA
- a CDS encoding L-lactate permease: MDNLGVLSLLALTPILVVAVLLVGLRWPAKYAMPLGFVAAALIGSLVWGMGTTAIVASTIEGLIIAVGLLYIIFGALLLLQTLTQSGALATIRAGFTGISPDRRVQAIIIGWLFGSFIEGASGFGTPAAVVAPLLLALGFPALAAVLVGMVIQSTPVSFGAAGTPVLTGIGQGLSGSAEVDARTAALGLDATGYLSAIGFEVAALHAVAGTLIPLFLVCLLTRFFGENRSFAEGLAVAPFALYAAFAMTVPYVLVAALLGPEFPSLLGGLVGLALVMFTSSRGFLMPRTVWDFPPRERWLDRWTGTISAGADDGVTGTRMSTWLAWSPYVLVAAVLVLTRTVAPVKDALSGITVGPADILGTGIDETLQPLYSPGAVFLLVCLVTYGLHRMNGRQVATSWAVSGRQLAGAAVALLFALPLVRILINSGAELNTTGLASMPLTLAEGAAAVAGPAWPVLAPWIGALGAFVAGSNTVSNLTFALFQFATAENIGATPETVVAAQAVGGAAGNMITVHNVVAASATVGLLGREGDVIRMTIIPMTYYCLLSGGLAFVLIHGVGLNTGTVLLTLVLLTLAAIVVGLRRAATRLPA, from the coding sequence GTGGACAACCTGGGCGTACTCAGCCTGCTCGCTCTCACCCCCATCCTCGTCGTCGCGGTTTTGCTGGTCGGGCTGCGCTGGCCCGCGAAGTACGCGATGCCGCTCGGCTTCGTCGCGGCGGCCCTGATCGGGTCGCTGGTCTGGGGGATGGGCACCACCGCGATCGTCGCGTCGACGATCGAGGGCCTGATCATCGCGGTCGGCCTGCTCTACATCATCTTCGGTGCGCTGCTGCTGCTGCAGACGCTCACCCAGAGCGGCGCGCTCGCGACGATCCGTGCCGGGTTCACCGGCATCAGCCCGGACCGGCGGGTCCAGGCGATCATCATCGGCTGGCTGTTCGGGTCGTTCATCGAGGGTGCGTCGGGGTTCGGGACCCCGGCAGCCGTCGTCGCGCCGTTGTTGCTGGCGCTCGGCTTCCCGGCGCTGGCCGCGGTGCTGGTCGGCATGGTGATCCAGTCGACGCCGGTCAGCTTCGGCGCCGCCGGGACGCCCGTACTCACCGGCATCGGGCAGGGGCTGTCCGGGTCGGCGGAGGTCGACGCGCGCACCGCCGCGCTCGGCCTGGACGCGACCGGCTACCTGTCCGCGATCGGGTTCGAGGTCGCGGCGCTGCACGCGGTCGCCGGGACGCTCATCCCACTGTTCCTGGTGTGCCTGCTGACCCGCTTCTTCGGGGAGAACCGCAGCTTCGCCGAGGGCCTCGCGGTCGCCCCGTTCGCGCTCTACGCCGCGTTCGCGATGACCGTGCCCTACGTGCTGGTCGCCGCCCTGCTCGGCCCGGAGTTCCCGTCACTGCTCGGCGGGCTCGTCGGGCTGGCGCTGGTGATGTTCACCTCCAGCCGCGGCTTCCTCATGCCGCGCACGGTGTGGGACTTCCCGCCGCGCGAGCGGTGGCTCGACCGCTGGACCGGCACTATCTCCGCGGGTGCCGACGACGGCGTCACCGGCACCCGGATGAGCACCTGGCTGGCCTGGTCGCCCTACGTGCTCGTCGCGGCGGTGCTGGTGCTGACCCGCACCGTCGCGCCGGTGAAGGACGCGCTGTCGGGAATCACCGTCGGACCCGCGGACATCCTCGGGACCGGCATCGACGAGACGCTGCAGCCGCTCTACTCGCCGGGCGCGGTGTTCCTGCTGGTCTGCCTGGTCACCTACGGCCTGCACCGGATGAACGGCCGCCAGGTCGCGACGTCATGGGCCGTGTCGGGACGCCAGCTCGCCGGTGCCGCGGTCGCGCTGCTGTTCGCGCTGCCGCTGGTCCGCATCCTGATCAACTCCGGTGCCGAGCTGAACACGACCGGGCTGGCCTCGATGCCGCTGACGCTGGCCGAGGGGGCCGCCGCCGTCGCCGGGCCGGCCTGGCCGGTCCTGGCACCGTGGATCGGCGCCCTGGGGGCCTTCGTCGCCGGGTCGAACACGGTGTCCAACCTGACGTTCGCCCTGTTCCAGTTCGCGACCGCGGAGAACATCGGCGCCACCCCGGAGACGGTGGTCGCGGCCCAGGCGGTCGGCGGCGCCGCCGGGAACATGATCACGGTGCACAACGTCGTCGCCGCGTCGGCGACGGTGGGGCTGCTCGGCCGGGAGGGCGACGTGATCCGGATGACGATCATCCCGATGACGTACTACTGCCTGCTCTCGGGCGGGCTGGCGTTCGTGCTGATCCACGGCGTCGGGCTCAACACCGGCACGGTGCTGCTCACCCTGGTGCTGCTGACACTGGCCGCGATCGTGGTGGGCCTGCGGCGGGCGGCGACCCGGCTGCCGGCCTGA
- a CDS encoding (Fe-S)-binding protein yields the protein MTSTHEPAGTPTGAAETKIPQQGPSAFDDVHPPQRELLDDCVHCGFCLPTCPTYVLWGEEMDSPRGRILLMDLAEKGDIGLDGPFTEHMDNCLGCMACVTACPSGVQYDKLLESVRPQIERNVPRSTSDKLFRDAIFALFPYKRRLRAAALPGALYQQLRKVPAIRKLAERLPGQLAAMESLLPPVSVREAFATLPVHTPAVGTRRARVALLTGCVQDVFFHRVNEATVRVLAAEGCDVLVPRDQQCCGALEVHAGREESALDRARRTIARFETLDVDAVVTNVAGCGSSMKDYGHLLADDPAWAERAARFSARCRDVHEVLADLYSREDDGGPRAPRTPVTGRIAYHDACHLGHAQGVRNQPREVLRTIPELELVDIAEASLCCGSAGIYNMVKPDAAADLGVRKAEKIRDAKPDVVVTANPGCLLQIGKYLPNEDFADVPLLHPVQLLDASIRGAAVPRR from the coding sequence ATGACGAGCACCCACGAGCCCGCAGGCACCCCGACCGGGGCGGCCGAGACCAAGATCCCCCAGCAGGGCCCGAGCGCGTTCGACGACGTCCACCCGCCGCAGCGCGAGCTGCTCGACGACTGCGTCCACTGCGGCTTCTGCCTGCCGACCTGCCCCACCTACGTGCTGTGGGGCGAGGAGATGGACTCCCCGCGCGGCCGGATCCTGCTGATGGACCTGGCCGAGAAGGGCGACATCGGCCTCGACGGGCCGTTCACCGAGCACATGGACAACTGCCTGGGCTGCATGGCGTGCGTGACCGCCTGCCCGTCCGGGGTGCAGTACGACAAGCTGCTGGAGTCGGTGCGCCCGCAGATCGAGCGCAACGTGCCCCGCAGTACGTCGGACAAGCTGTTCCGCGACGCGATCTTCGCGCTGTTCCCCTACAAGCGACGGCTGCGGGCGGCCGCCCTGCCCGGCGCGCTGTACCAGCAGCTGCGGAAGGTCCCTGCGATCCGGAAGCTCGCCGAGAGGCTGCCCGGTCAGCTCGCGGCGATGGAGTCGCTGCTGCCGCCGGTCTCGGTGCGCGAGGCGTTCGCGACGCTCCCGGTGCACACCCCCGCGGTCGGCACCCGCCGGGCCCGGGTCGCACTGCTTACCGGCTGCGTGCAGGACGTGTTCTTCCACCGGGTCAACGAGGCCACCGTGCGGGTGCTCGCCGCCGAGGGCTGCGACGTGCTCGTCCCCCGCGACCAGCAGTGCTGCGGCGCGCTGGAGGTGCACGCCGGGCGCGAGGAGTCCGCGCTGGACCGGGCCCGGCGCACCATCGCCCGCTTCGAGACCCTCGACGTCGACGCGGTGGTCACGAACGTCGCGGGCTGCGGCTCGTCGATGAAGGACTACGGCCACCTGCTCGCCGACGACCCCGCCTGGGCCGAGCGCGCGGCGCGCTTCTCCGCCCGCTGCCGCGACGTGCACGAGGTTCTGGCCGACCTGTACTCCCGGGAGGACGACGGCGGCCCCCGCGCCCCGCGGACCCCGGTCACCGGCCGCATCGCCTACCACGACGCCTGTCACCTCGGGCACGCCCAGGGCGTCCGCAACCAGCCGCGCGAGGTGCTCCGGACCATCCCCGAGCTGGAGCTCGTCGACATCGCCGAGGCGTCGCTGTGCTGCGGCTCGGCCGGCATCTACAACATGGTGAAGCCGGACGCGGCCGCCGATCTGGGCGTGCGGAAGGCGGAGAAGATCCGCGACGCGAAGCCGGACGTCGTGGTCACCGCGAACCCGGGCTGTCTGCTGCAGATCGGCAAGTACCTGCCGAACGAGGACTTCGCCGACGTTCCGCTGCTGCACCCGGTGCAGCTGCTGGACGCGAGCATCCGGGGGGCGGCGGTGCCACGGCGCTGA
- a CDS encoding FAD-binding oxidoreductase, giving the protein MTRAAPTTLRPTSAKEVRDAVLDTPGRLAITGAGTATGWAGRAGDDIAATLDLSALSGVIHHNPGDMTVSVHAGTPVRALQEQLAEHGQRLAFDAARVARGATVGGLLATADAGPSALVWGGLRDLVIGTTSVLADGTMVRSGGHVIKNVAGYDMAKLMHGSYGIFGPLVEVVLRLHPVPKAVACVGVDGPVAEAASRVLELMASPLEPIAVEWVSGDPGRLLVRLEGGAQTLPARVERLCELLGADAREVGADAWDAHTSLTDGPHAGGDGDGPALDGAVVRIGCAPTRLAPLVEQLPATAVTAGLATGVATVTVPGAAVAEVHDAVAAVGGTSVLRDRPETLDAPAWGPAPSALALLRAVKTQLDPEARFAAGRFAPWM; this is encoded by the coding sequence ATGACACGCGCTGCTCCCACCACGCTGCGCCCCACCTCGGCCAAGGAGGTCCGGGACGCCGTCCTGGACACCCCCGGCCGCCTCGCGATCACCGGCGCCGGCACCGCCACCGGCTGGGCCGGCCGCGCGGGCGACGACATCGCCGCGACGCTCGACCTCTCCGCACTGTCCGGGGTGATCCACCACAACCCCGGCGACATGACCGTCTCGGTGCACGCCGGGACCCCGGTCCGCGCGCTGCAGGAGCAGCTGGCCGAGCACGGTCAGCGCCTCGCGTTCGACGCCGCCCGGGTCGCCCGCGGCGCCACGGTCGGCGGGCTGCTCGCCACCGCCGACGCCGGCCCGTCCGCCCTGGTCTGGGGCGGTCTGCGGGACCTGGTCATCGGCACCACCTCGGTACTCGCCGACGGCACGATGGTCCGCTCCGGCGGGCACGTCATCAAGAACGTCGCCGGCTACGACATGGCCAAGCTCATGCACGGCTCCTACGGCATCTTCGGCCCGCTGGTCGAGGTCGTCCTGCGGCTGCACCCGGTCCCGAAGGCCGTCGCCTGCGTGGGCGTCGACGGCCCGGTGGCCGAGGCCGCGTCGCGGGTGCTGGAGCTGATGGCCAGCCCGCTGGAGCCGATCGCCGTCGAGTGGGTGTCCGGTGACCCGGGACGCCTGCTGGTCCGGTTGGAGGGCGGCGCCCAGACCCTGCCCGCACGGGTGGAGCGGCTGTGTGAGCTGCTCGGCGCCGACGCCCGGGAGGTGGGCGCGGACGCGTGGGACGCCCACACGTCGCTGACCGACGGTCCGCACGCCGGCGGTGACGGCGACGGACCCGCCCTCGACGGCGCCGTCGTCCGGATCGGGTGCGCACCGACCCGGCTGGCGCCGCTGGTGGAGCAGCTGCCCGCCACCGCCGTCACGGCCGGCCTCGCGACCGGCGTCGCGACCGTCACCGTGCCGGGGGCCGCCGTCGCGGAGGTGCACGACGCCGTCGCCGCAGTCGGTGGCACCAGCGTGCTGCGTGACCGGCCCGAGACCCTCGACGCCCCCGCGTGGGGCCCCGCACCGTCCGCACTCGCCCTGCTCAGGGCCGTCAAGACCCAGCTCGACCCCGAGGCCCGGTTCGCCGCCGGTCGCTTCGCTCCCTGGATGTGA
- a CDS encoding FAD-binding oxidoreductase, with amino-acid sequence MPLARSIHDEFVALLGAADVLDDPVRTRTYECDGLTGSRVVPELVLLPRTAEDVAGCVRICARHRIPFVARGAGTGLSGGALPVAEGVVIGLNRLNRVLEVDPENRRAVLEPGVTNLEITAAASPYGLYYAPDPSSQQVCTIGGNVAENSGGAHCLKYGFTTNHVLSMEVVLPDGEVVTLGSDTMEQSGPDLRGVFLGSEGTLGIVTKVTVRLLRTPEVMRTLLADFPSVSAGGRVVSDIVAAGIVPAAVEMMDALAIEAAEGATGAGYSLDTPAALVVELDGTVEECEEQFALVKEICDRHGCTRLHIAGSPEERANIWRGRKAAFAAVGRISPDYIVQDGVVPRTRLAEILERIDEMGTDAGLRVANVFHAGDGNLHPLVLFSAAEGQTEQAEHLSAQIAELCVEMGGSLSGEHGIGTDKACSMPRMFGEDDLAVMRRIRDGFDPDHICNPGKLLPTPRLCGEKPGLYRPHPLEEAGLIERL; translated from the coding sequence ATGCCTCTGGCCCGCTCGATCCACGACGAGTTCGTCGCCCTCCTGGGCGCAGCGGACGTGCTCGACGACCCGGTCCGTACCCGGACCTACGAGTGCGACGGCCTGACCGGCAGCCGGGTCGTCCCCGAGCTGGTCCTGCTGCCCCGCACCGCCGAGGACGTCGCCGGGTGCGTGCGGATCTGCGCCCGGCACCGGATCCCGTTCGTCGCCCGCGGCGCCGGGACCGGCCTGTCCGGCGGCGCGCTGCCGGTGGCCGAGGGCGTCGTCATCGGGCTGAACCGGCTCAACCGGGTGCTCGAGGTCGACCCGGAGAACCGGCGCGCGGTGCTGGAGCCGGGCGTCACGAACCTCGAGATCACCGCGGCCGCGTCGCCGTACGGGCTCTACTACGCGCCGGACCCGTCGAGCCAGCAGGTGTGCACGATCGGCGGCAACGTCGCGGAGAACTCCGGCGGCGCGCACTGCCTCAAGTACGGCTTCACCACCAACCACGTGCTGTCGATGGAGGTCGTGCTCCCCGACGGCGAGGTGGTCACCCTCGGCTCGGACACGATGGAGCAGTCCGGGCCCGACCTGCGCGGGGTGTTCCTCGGCTCCGAGGGCACGCTCGGCATCGTCACCAAGGTCACCGTCCGGCTGCTGCGCACCCCCGAGGTCATGCGCACGCTGCTGGCGGACTTCCCGTCGGTGTCGGCGGGCGGCCGGGTCGTGTCCGACATCGTCGCGGCAGGGATCGTGCCCGCCGCGGTCGAGATGATGGACGCGCTGGCCATCGAGGCCGCCGAGGGCGCCACCGGCGCCGGCTACTCCCTCGACACCCCGGCCGCGCTCGTCGTCGAGCTGGACGGGACCGTCGAGGAGTGCGAGGAGCAGTTCGCGCTGGTCAAGGAGATCTGCGACCGGCACGGCTGCACCCGGCTGCACATCGCGGGCTCCCCCGAGGAGCGGGCGAACATCTGGCGGGGCCGCAAGGCCGCGTTCGCCGCGGTCGGCCGGATCTCGCCGGACTACATCGTCCAGGACGGCGTGGTCCCCCGGACCCGGCTCGCCGAGATCCTCGAACGGATCGACGAGATGGGCACCGACGCCGGGCTGCGCGTCGCGAACGTCTTCCACGCCGGCGACGGCAACCTGCACCCGCTGGTCCTGTTCTCCGCCGCCGAGGGCCAGACCGAGCAGGCCGAGCACCTGTCGGCGCAGATCGCGGAGCTGTGCGTCGAGATGGGCGGCTCGCTGTCGGGCGAGCACGGCATCGGCACCGACAAGGCCTGCTCCATGCCGCGGATGTTCGGCGAGGACGACCTGGCCGTCATGCGCCGCATCCGCGACGGCTTCGACCCCGACCACATCTGCAACCCCGGCAAGCTCCTGCCCACCCCGCGGCTGTGCGGTGAGAAGCCGGGGCTCTACCGGCCGCACCCGCTGGAGGAGGCGGGCCTGATCGAACGGCTGTGA
- a CDS encoding malate synthase G — translation MADTAGLQVDEHLRSFVEGELLSDVDLTADDFWATLARLQERFAPRIADALARRDEIQARIDEWHREHGAGSVEEYEKFLTDLGYLLPEKSPTIDVDRVDPEIAEVPGPQLVVPSTVPRYALNAANARWGSLFDAFYGTDALPQDGELAKGYDERRGAQVITAADELLDELFPLAKGSHADATAYRASADGLVVDTGATGTVGLADPAQFAGFRPVDGDGRGAVLLTRNGLHLEITIDPTTQVGTQHHADVADVVLESAVTTIVDLEDSVATVDGEDKALAYRTWLGLLRGDLTAEFRKGGKTVTRRVNPDREYTAADGSDLTLPGRSLMLVRNCGHHMTTNAVKAADGNGAYQEVAEGVLDALVSAVAGLYDLQGKGPHTNSRAGSVYIVKPKQHGPEEVALTVELFGAVEEALGLQANTLKIGIMDEEKRTTVNLSACIAEAANRVIFVNTGFLDRTGDEIHTCFTAGPVLRKGDMKSTTWLKTYEDRNVDVALAAGFAHTAQVGKGMWAKPAAMAEMIEQKIGHPKAGANCAWVPSPTAATLHALHYLRVDVHGVQDEIASRATADRRTLLEVPVTDASSLSAEDVTHELETNAQSILGYVVRWVGMGIGCSTVPDLEGVGLMEDRATLRISAQLVANWLQHGVVDEGTVRDTFARMAAVVDEQNAGEDGYPAMAKDLESSESFRAALELVFSGAAEPNGYTERTLTRWRQRAKAAA, via the coding sequence ATGGCCGACACCGCCGGCCTGCAGGTCGACGAGCACCTGAGGTCCTTCGTCGAGGGCGAGCTCCTGTCCGACGTCGACCTCACGGCGGACGACTTCTGGGCGACCCTGGCCCGGCTCCAGGAGCGCTTCGCCCCGAGGATCGCCGACGCCCTGGCCCGTCGCGACGAGATCCAGGCGCGCATCGACGAGTGGCACCGCGAGCACGGGGCCGGCTCGGTCGAGGAGTACGAGAAGTTCCTCACCGACCTCGGCTACCTGCTCCCGGAGAAGTCCCCGACGATCGACGTCGACCGGGTCGACCCGGAGATCGCCGAGGTTCCCGGCCCGCAGCTGGTCGTGCCCTCCACCGTGCCGCGCTACGCGCTGAACGCCGCCAACGCCCGCTGGGGCTCGCTGTTCGACGCCTTCTACGGCACCGACGCGCTCCCGCAGGACGGTGAGCTCGCGAAGGGCTACGACGAGCGCCGCGGCGCACAGGTGATCACCGCCGCCGACGAGCTGCTCGACGAGCTGTTCCCGCTCGCGAAGGGCAGCCACGCCGACGCCACGGCCTACCGGGCCTCGGCCGACGGGCTCGTCGTCGACACCGGCGCGACCGGCACGGTCGGGCTGGCCGACCCCGCGCAGTTCGCCGGGTTCCGCCCGGTCGACGGCGACGGCCGCGGCGCGGTCCTGCTGACCCGCAACGGGCTGCACCTGGAGATCACGATCGACCCGACCACCCAGGTCGGCACCCAGCACCACGCCGACGTCGCCGATGTCGTGCTCGAGTCCGCGGTCACCACGATCGTCGACCTCGAGGACTCCGTCGCGACCGTGGACGGCGAGGACAAGGCGCTGGCCTACCGCACCTGGCTCGGGCTGCTGCGCGGTGACCTGACCGCCGAGTTCCGCAAGGGCGGGAAGACGGTCACCCGCCGGGTCAACCCGGACCGCGAGTACACCGCGGCCGACGGCTCCGACCTCACCCTGCCCGGGCGCTCGCTGATGCTGGTCCGCAACTGCGGCCACCACATGACGACGAACGCGGTGAAGGCGGCCGACGGCAACGGTGCCTATCAGGAGGTCGCCGAGGGCGTGCTCGACGCGCTCGTCTCGGCCGTCGCCGGGCTCTACGACCTGCAGGGGAAGGGCCCGCACACCAACTCCCGCGCGGGCAGCGTCTACATCGTCAAGCCCAAGCAGCACGGGCCCGAGGAGGTCGCGCTCACCGTCGAGCTGTTCGGCGCCGTCGAGGAGGCCCTCGGACTGCAGGCGAACACGCTCAAGATCGGCATCATGGACGAGGAGAAGCGGACCACGGTCAACCTCTCCGCCTGCATCGCCGAGGCCGCGAACCGGGTCATCTTCGTCAACACCGGTTTCCTCGACCGGACCGGCGACGAGATCCACACCTGCTTCACCGCGGGCCCGGTCCTGCGCAAGGGCGACATGAAGTCGACGACGTGGCTGAAGACCTACGAGGACCGCAACGTCGACGTCGCGCTGGCCGCCGGGTTCGCGCACACCGCGCAGGTCGGCAAGGGCATGTGGGCCAAGCCCGCCGCGATGGCCGAGATGATCGAGCAGAAGATCGGCCACCCGAAGGCCGGCGCGAACTGCGCCTGGGTGCCGTCTCCGACCGCCGCGACCCTGCACGCGCTGCACTACCTGCGCGTCGACGTGCACGGGGTGCAGGACGAGATCGCCTCCCGCGCCACCGCGGACCGGCGCACGCTGCTCGAGGTCCCGGTGACCGACGCGTCGTCGCTGTCGGCCGAGGACGTGACCCACGAGCTGGAGACCAACGCCCAGTCGATCCTCGGCTACGTGGTGCGCTGGGTCGGCATGGGCATCGGCTGCTCCACCGTGCCGGACCTGGAGGGCGTCGGGCTGATGGAGGACCGCGCCACCCTGCGGATCTCCGCGCAGCTGGTCGCGAACTGGCTCCAGCACGGTGTCGTCGACGAGGGGACCGTGCGCGACACCTTCGCCCGCATGGCCGCCGTGGTCGACGAGCAGAACGCCGGCGAGGACGGCTACCCCGCGATGGCGAAGGACCTGGAGTCCAGCGAGTCGTTCCGGGCCGCGCTGGAGCTGGTGTTCAGCGGGGCGGCCGAGCCCAACGGCTACACCGAGCGGACGCTCACCCGCTGGCGTCAGCGGGCCAAGGCCGCGGCCTAG